A genomic stretch from Arenicella xantha includes:
- a CDS encoding ATP-binding cassette domain-containing protein: MIQFDNLSIRRGENLLFDNASCQIHPGQKVGLTGANGCGKSSLFAVLRNELVIDKGDVKIPRDWVMAHVSQEAPANERPAIEHVLDGDTEWRELDQKILDPTHPRFMKYQSRYEEIDGYSARSRAAQLLDGLGFKPQDIEKPAKEFSGGWRVRLNVAKALMCRSDLLLLDEPTNHLDLDAVLWLEKWLKQYSGTLVLIAHDRDFLDELTTHTLHIENQKAQLYKGNYSAFERIRAEQLANRQAQFDKQQREVAHMQDFVRRFRAKATKATQAQSRLKALEKMELIAPAHVDSPFSFTIPDPEKNPSPLLSLHNASAGYDDKVIVDNIEFSMTPGDRVGLIGPNGAGKSTLIKLLAGELKLLDGNFHASKEINIGYFAQHQIEQLQMDHSPMEHIALLDRECNGSKATENQLRRYLGSFGFSGTKATSKVKPFSGGEKSRLALALICYQRPNLLLLDEPTNHLDLEMRQALAVALQEYSGAVVLVSHDRHLLKVNSDKLILVANGRATEFRGSVDDYPKWLAEHNRGGDPKLSDNNAEPVKLEHSAAAKKEQKRIEAERRKELQPLSSKIKRAERVMEKLAAEKEAVESLLADTTLYNEDNKDKLKQCLTDQAYLQKELDQAEADWLMYSEQHEQLSRELATGT, translated from the coding sequence ATGATTCAATTCGACAATCTCTCCATTCGCCGCGGCGAAAACTTGCTGTTTGATAACGCCAGTTGTCAAATCCATCCAGGCCAAAAAGTTGGCCTAACGGGCGCCAACGGGTGTGGTAAATCGAGTCTTTTCGCGGTACTGCGTAACGAACTCGTCATCGACAAAGGTGATGTGAAAATTCCGCGCGACTGGGTCATGGCTCATGTATCACAAGAAGCGCCAGCCAACGAGCGGCCAGCCATTGAGCACGTGCTAGACGGTGATACCGAATGGCGTGAGCTCGATCAAAAAATCCTAGATCCGACACATCCTAGGTTTATGAAATACCAATCTCGCTATGAAGAGATAGATGGCTACTCAGCAAGAAGCCGCGCAGCTCAACTACTCGACGGTCTTGGGTTCAAGCCACAGGACATTGAAAAACCCGCCAAAGAATTTTCCGGTGGTTGGCGTGTGCGTCTTAATGTCGCTAAGGCATTAATGTGCCGCTCCGATTTGCTCTTACTCGACGAACCAACCAATCACCTCGATTTAGATGCTGTACTGTGGCTTGAAAAATGGCTAAAGCAGTATTCCGGCACCTTGGTATTGATTGCACATGATCGTGATTTTCTAGATGAATTAACCACGCATACACTGCATATCGAGAATCAGAAGGCTCAGCTTTACAAAGGTAACTACTCTGCCTTTGAGCGGATTAGAGCTGAGCAGCTAGCAAATCGCCAAGCACAATTTGACAAGCAGCAACGTGAAGTCGCTCACATGCAAGACTTTGTGCGCCGATTCCGCGCAAAAGCGACCAAGGCGACGCAGGCGCAAAGTCGCTTAAAAGCCTTGGAAAAAATGGAACTCATTGCCCCAGCGCATGTCGATTCACCCTTTAGCTTTACGATTCCGGATCCTGAGAAAAACCCTAGCCCTTTGCTAAGTTTGCACAACGCTTCAGCTGGCTACGATGACAAGGTAATTGTAGATAACATCGAGTTTTCCATGACTCCCGGTGATCGAGTCGGCCTAATCGGCCCCAATGGCGCGGGCAAATCGACGCTAATAAAATTACTCGCAGGTGAACTGAAACTCCTTGATGGTAATTTCCATGCATCAAAAGAAATTAACATCGGCTACTTTGCTCAGCATCAAATAGAACAGTTGCAAATGGACCACAGTCCGATGGAACACATTGCATTGCTCGACCGAGAATGCAATGGCAGCAAAGCAACCGAGAACCAACTACGAAGATATCTTGGCAGCTTCGGCTTTAGCGGAACCAAAGCTACCAGCAAGGTTAAGCCGTTCTCCGGCGGCGAGAAATCCAGACTCGCTCTGGCATTGATTTGCTATCAACGGCCTAACCTACTCTTATTAGACGAACCAACCAATCACTTGGACCTAGAAATGCGTCAAGCATTGGCGGTCGCCTTACAGGAATATTCAGGCGCAGTGGTACTGGTGTCGCATGACAGACATTTACTAAAGGTAAACTCCGACAAGTTGATTCTGGTCGCAAATGGTCGAGCCACAGAATTTAGAGGCAGTGTCGACGACTACCCGAAATGGTTAGCTGAACATAATCGCGGCGGCGACCCTAAGCTCAGCGACAATAATGCTGAACCGGTCAAACTCGAACATTCTGCGGCTGCCAAGAAGGAGCAAAAGCGCATAGAAGCTGAACGCCGCAAGGAGTTGCAGCCGCTCAGCAGCAAGATCAAACGCGCGGAACGAGTGATGGAAAAACTAGCCGCGGAGAAAGAGGCCGTCGAGTCGTTGTTAGCCGACACTACGCTATACAACGAAGACAATAAAGACAAGCTCAAGCAGTGCCTAACCGACCAAGCCTATTTACAGAAAGAGCTGGATCAAGCAGAAGCTGATTGGCTCATGTACAGTGAACAACACGAACAGTTATCTCGAGAGCTGGCCACCGGCACTTAG
- a CDS encoding 2-dehydropantoate 2-reductase, which produces MNTNHNIIFGAGLIGGYLAGAFSARGLSALLVGRSKTQSALANGLTVSDMTGNQVTIDNIEFYSAIEHQQIDTLWLTVKCTAVEASLIDLKDIVQPDTIIICCQNGFGSDHLVRQAFPNNVVLNAVVGFNVAEHAPAHLHRSTDGKLIIEYHKRLEAFIAKVDSPLLPTASSHHFVADQWAKLQLNLANPVNALANIPVKSMTEDPGYRRIIAQLMDELLLVTDALNLKLPKVTAAPARMLPKLMRLPNWIFNRLAQKMLAIDPSARTSMWWDLSQGKPSEINYLNGAVVHQAKALNLPCPYNRKIVELVHRVEAGELALGLSADALMTALNESA; this is translated from the coding sequence ATGAATACCAACCACAACATTATCTTTGGTGCTGGATTAATAGGCGGTTACTTGGCTGGCGCATTTAGTGCCCGCGGCCTATCCGCCTTATTAGTAGGCCGCAGCAAAACACAATCCGCTCTGGCTAATGGCTTGACGGTGTCAGACATGACTGGCAACCAAGTAACAATCGACAATATCGAATTTTACAGTGCCATCGAGCACCAGCAAATTGACACCCTGTGGTTGACCGTTAAATGCACTGCAGTGGAAGCCAGCTTAATAGACCTCAAAGATATCGTACAACCCGACACCATTATTATTTGCTGTCAAAACGGCTTTGGAAGCGATCACCTTGTGCGGCAGGCATTTCCAAATAACGTAGTGCTTAACGCGGTAGTTGGCTTCAATGTAGCAGAACATGCACCAGCACATTTGCATCGATCAACTGATGGCAAACTAATAATCGAGTACCACAAACGGCTTGAAGCATTTATCGCGAAAGTCGACAGTCCGCTACTACCGACCGCCAGCAGCCATCATTTTGTGGCCGACCAATGGGCCAAGCTTCAACTCAACCTTGCCAACCCCGTCAATGCATTAGCAAATATCCCCGTCAAAAGCATGACCGAAGATCCTGGCTACCGCCGTATTATTGCGCAGTTGATGGATGAACTGTTACTGGTAACTGACGCCTTAAACCTGAAACTCCCAAAAGTCACCGCTGCACCAGCACGCATGCTCCCCAAGTTGATGCGATTGCCGAACTGGATCTTCAATCGCCTCGCACAAAAAATGTTGGCAATTGATCCAAGCGCACGAACGTCAATGTGGTGGGACCTAAGCCAAGGTAAGCCATCCGAAATCAACTATCTAAACGGTGCAGTTGTGCATCAAGCCAAAGCATTGAATCTGCCTTGTCCATACAACCGCAAGATTGTCGAACTGGTTCACCGAGTCGAAGCCGGAGAGCTAGCATTAGGGCTCAGTGCCGATGCGCTGATGACAGCATTGAATGAAAGTGCATGA
- a CDS encoding Rossmann-like and DUF2520 domain-containing protein has translation MNSNRTLKIVIIGRGKVGSSLVQLFDLAGIFHQLIGRDTLQQQQAVPLADIVLLTVPDRDIAPLCASLTQYFTAGTIVAHCSGALGSDCLDSAASLACHTASIHPLNTFPTLSTAKATFATLEHGSHAFAEGSLDALNVLVPIFERLGFDTSVLGSADKPLYHAACVFACNYLTVLIDVSLTTAVKSGLDRDLFMRAIQPLVQSTLDNIMQSGTSAALSGPIARGDSETITRHIECLHDHAALYKALGRHALQLAIHRGDLSSEQIQHLSETLDD, from the coding sequence ATGAACTCAAATCGAACCCTAAAAATAGTCATTATTGGCCGCGGCAAAGTCGGCTCCAGCTTAGTCCAACTATTTGACTTGGCCGGAATCTTTCATCAACTAATCGGGCGCGACACGCTACAGCAACAACAAGCCGTTCCGCTAGCCGATATAGTTCTACTCACCGTACCAGATCGAGATATCGCCCCGCTGTGTGCATCGCTCACACAATACTTTACAGCAGGCACAATCGTCGCCCACTGCTCCGGCGCGCTGGGCAGCGACTGCTTAGACTCTGCCGCATCGCTGGCTTGTCACACCGCATCGATTCATCCACTTAATACATTTCCCACGCTATCCACCGCCAAAGCGACTTTCGCAACGCTGGAGCACGGCAGTCATGCCTTCGCCGAGGGCAGTTTAGACGCATTGAATGTGTTAGTCCCAATATTCGAACGACTCGGGTTTGACACCAGCGTATTGGGTTCCGCAGACAAACCGCTGTATCACGCCGCATGTGTGTTCGCCTGTAACTATCTGACGGTATTGATCGACGTGAGCTTGACCACCGCCGTAAAAAGCGGATTAGATCGCGACCTGTTTATGCGTGCCATTCAGCCATTGGTGCAGAGCACCTTGGACAATATAATGCAATCTGGAACGTCGGCTGCGTTGAGTGGTCCAATAGCTCGGGGCGACAGCGAGACGATCACGCGTCACATCGAGTGCCTGCATGACCACGCCGCCCTATATAAAGCTCTGGGACGGCATGCACTACAACTAGCAATCCACCGCGGCGACCTGAGTTCGGAGCAAATCCAACACCTCTCCGAAACACTAGACGATTAG
- a CDS encoding biotin carboxylase N-terminal domain-containing protein: MNTKDHSEPQTGQLLSLFKDIERRANNLSLNGTKHPFKWHENIDGLLSHTQVEATRQQLKKLSVDDYVAKVLDPAESATRPNAKTIISQLRGKIHQEFELGPLYSIELSLEYNGGTRRLAFIAQNRHVANGVWSPEHHLEACRLADEYARRAVPIITFMDTPGADASTEANAANQAHSISRLIAVMAAAKVPSIGIIYGLGYSGGAIPLATTNVLLAVRNAAFNTIQPKGLANIARQYNLSWQESARYVGVSPSELYRSGAIDGVIDWDPSDKEDDKSNLVAAIFTGVQQIEADAKREVLENAKVGNDYLANVRTERLHRDSFDALQKAAKFELYGELSEYPSVYSHAMMYLRSLSMRCRIHSATIETYGRLADKEIPKGDLKDRTRQLREQAFEQWLSDPEKLVYNDQLAKAWSNLKSKREELSTDRNKITALILGDPQANYISAQKNYAFILCLYLYNRWKSDAAFNFVEMSRRLDEMSESGDDILAKPEADLTLLDTINEPSIRKVLQDQFRDVLVFDALYNNIVENFGEIAEESKAFESLSEKTLRKILDSSLEEVASSVKGTIDDGAVDSDIKSEFAKWLGHFVKYDQRGEFLADVEEWKRVNFPRMSDSLLVLITYFFETLVPRFIDSQMNGKAYNGQINPWRIGKRKDFWNQLNIAYQDLLIQRVLASYKRQKTATVDAFKQRFFTEFSETSANKMTANPVSFPGFRQSIEKALNNNITPCGVITGIGEFKLDDQGNTHEVGVLISNVAFQAGAFDMAGAEKLCTLLVDCADRGLPVVCFVSSGGMQTKEGPSSLFSMAIVNDRITNFIADTGLPVMVFGFGDCTGGSQASFVTHPLVHTYYLSGTDMPFAGRVVVPSFLPSMATTSNYLANTPGAMQGLVKHPFAEGLDEKLREVDPNIELPNETINEVVAKVISGSASMQPKERQIKVHRAIDKMGKIEKVLIHARGCTAVKLIRVAQSQGYSVLLVQSDPDMDSAACDMLTERDEVVCLGGQTPGESYLNGLSVVTIARTRDADSLHPGIGFLSENAGFARLCRANGLNFIGPKASSMDTMGNKSNAISTAMANNVPVVPGSHGILTSAEATAKVADDIGYPVLLKAVHGGGGKGIKVVRSASEIKSAFDNVYSEARSAFGNGDLYLEKFVESMRHIEVQILRDTHGCTQVLGLRDCTVQRNNQKVLEESGSTMLPKDLEKMAYECAANLADAVDYFGAGTVEFIYDLAANTIYFMEMNTRLQVEHPVTEWTSGVPIVAKQFQIAEGASIKDLKIGNKGFSIEARITAEKARLDSDGTIDFLPTPGLVTECRFPEGSDIEVIASVSEGKTISPFYDSMIAQLVVHGKNRKDAIRKLIAALDATVIKGVCTNISLLKRILIDPTFVKGDYDTGYLPAFLDTLDKKKVVEEMAYTGVEEADSDLSSLKIAGTDEIKVISPMTGIYYATPSPNEPEFAKVGDVVNLSQTLCQVEAMKLFTHISLSSVPGSGEIFTAENQYEIVRVNQANNAQVNSGDLLFVVKPV, translated from the coding sequence TTGAATACCAAAGACCACTCAGAACCACAGACAGGACAGCTCCTCAGCCTGTTCAAAGACATTGAACGTCGCGCGAATAATTTGTCGCTGAACGGCACTAAGCATCCGTTTAAATGGCACGAAAATATCGACGGATTGCTCAGCCATACTCAAGTAGAAGCTACCCGCCAACAGCTTAAGAAGTTGTCTGTGGACGATTATGTCGCGAAAGTGCTCGATCCCGCCGAATCAGCTACGCGACCAAACGCTAAAACAATCATTAGCCAGCTTCGCGGCAAAATTCATCAAGAATTTGAACTAGGCCCGCTGTACTCCATTGAACTATCGCTGGAATACAATGGCGGCACTCGACGCTTGGCCTTCATTGCTCAAAACCGCCATGTCGCAAACGGTGTTTGGAGTCCCGAACACCACTTAGAAGCCTGTCGATTAGCCGATGAGTACGCGCGACGCGCAGTTCCGATTATCACATTTATGGATACTCCCGGTGCTGACGCAAGCACTGAAGCCAATGCGGCTAATCAAGCGCACTCAATCTCGCGACTAATTGCAGTTATGGCTGCCGCCAAGGTTCCGAGCATTGGTATTATTTATGGCTTAGGTTATTCCGGCGGTGCTATTCCGCTCGCCACCACCAATGTTTTATTAGCCGTTCGTAATGCCGCTTTCAATACTATCCAACCCAAAGGTCTGGCCAATATTGCACGGCAGTACAATTTGTCGTGGCAAGAAAGCGCGCGCTATGTCGGTGTGTCGCCATCAGAACTGTACCGCAGTGGCGCGATTGACGGCGTCATTGACTGGGATCCAAGCGATAAAGAAGACGACAAATCGAATTTGGTCGCCGCCATTTTTACCGGCGTGCAACAAATCGAAGCTGACGCCAAGCGTGAAGTATTAGAAAACGCCAAAGTTGGCAATGATTACCTCGCTAACGTGCGTACCGAACGATTACATCGCGACAGCTTTGACGCTTTACAGAAAGCTGCAAAATTTGAGTTATACGGGGAGTTATCTGAATACCCTAGTGTCTACTCGCATGCCATGATGTACCTACGCTCACTGTCAATGCGATGCCGCATTCACTCGGCAACAATTGAAACTTATGGTCGCCTAGCCGACAAAGAGATACCTAAAGGCGACTTGAAGGACCGCACACGCCAACTCCGTGAGCAAGCCTTCGAACAATGGTTATCCGACCCAGAAAAGCTGGTCTATAACGACCAACTAGCCAAAGCGTGGTCGAATTTAAAAAGCAAACGCGAAGAGCTTAGCACCGATCGGAACAAGATAACCGCACTAATCCTCGGCGACCCACAAGCAAATTACATTAGCGCACAGAAGAACTATGCGTTTATTCTATGTTTGTATTTGTACAATCGCTGGAAGTCGGACGCAGCATTTAACTTTGTCGAAATGAGTCGGCGCCTCGATGAAATGAGCGAATCCGGCGACGACATTTTAGCCAAGCCGGAAGCTGACCTAACCTTGCTCGACACCATTAATGAACCGAGTATTCGCAAGGTATTGCAAGACCAATTCCGCGACGTCTTAGTGTTTGATGCGCTATATAACAATATCGTAGAGAATTTTGGTGAAATCGCCGAAGAGTCCAAAGCCTTCGAGTCACTATCGGAAAAAACGCTACGCAAGATATTAGATTCATCATTAGAAGAAGTTGCCTCGAGCGTTAAAGGCACTATCGACGATGGTGCGGTCGACAGCGATATCAAGTCCGAGTTTGCTAAATGGCTCGGGCATTTTGTCAAATATGACCAGCGCGGAGAATTTTTGGCCGACGTGGAAGAATGGAAACGCGTCAACTTCCCTCGCATGTCTGACTCTTTACTGGTACTTATTACCTACTTCTTTGAAACCTTGGTGCCACGCTTCATTGATTCACAAATGAATGGCAAGGCGTATAACGGGCAGATTAACCCGTGGCGAATTGGTAAGCGTAAAGATTTCTGGAATCAGCTGAATATTGCTTACCAAGACTTATTGATTCAACGAGTATTAGCCTCCTACAAACGTCAGAAAACCGCCACCGTAGATGCGTTCAAACAACGTTTCTTCACAGAATTTAGCGAAACCAGCGCCAATAAAATGACGGCAAACCCCGTCTCATTCCCTGGCTTTAGACAGTCAATCGAAAAAGCGCTAAACAACAACATCACACCGTGTGGCGTAATTACCGGCATTGGTGAATTCAAGCTTGATGATCAAGGCAATACCCACGAAGTCGGTGTGCTTATCTCCAACGTCGCGTTCCAAGCCGGCGCGTTTGACATGGCTGGCGCCGAGAAGCTTTGCACATTATTAGTCGATTGCGCCGATCGCGGCTTACCTGTTGTTTGCTTTGTTTCGTCCGGCGGCATGCAAACCAAAGAAGGACCAAGCTCACTGTTCTCGATGGCTATCGTGAACGACCGTATCACTAACTTTATTGCGGATACTGGCTTACCCGTCATGGTATTTGGCTTTGGTGATTGCACCGGTGGTTCACAGGCCAGCTTTGTGACACACCCATTGGTTCACACCTATTATTTAAGCGGCACCGACATGCCATTCGCAGGTCGTGTAGTAGTACCTTCATTCTTGCCATCAATGGCGACTACCTCGAATTATTTAGCCAATACGCCAGGCGCTATGCAAGGTTTGGTTAAGCACCCGTTTGCTGAAGGCTTAGATGAAAAATTGCGTGAAGTTGATCCAAATATCGAACTACCGAACGAGACGATCAACGAAGTAGTGGCAAAAGTCATCTCTGGCAGCGCATCAATGCAGCCAAAAGAGCGCCAAATCAAAGTGCATCGCGCCATCGACAAAATGGGCAAGATCGAAAAAGTACTGATCCATGCGCGCGGCTGCACCGCAGTCAAATTGATTCGAGTAGCGCAAAGCCAAGGCTACTCAGTGCTGCTTGTACAATCTGACCCAGACATGGACTCAGCTGCCTGCGACATGCTGACTGAGCGCGATGAGGTGGTTTGTTTAGGTGGTCAAACACCTGGTGAAAGCTATCTTAACGGCTTATCTGTCGTCACAATCGCCCGCACACGCGACGCTGATTCACTACATCCTGGCATTGGATTTTTGTCCGAAAATGCCGGATTTGCGCGACTGTGTCGGGCCAACGGCCTGAACTTCATTGGTCCGAAAGCCAGCAGCATGGACACCATGGGTAATAAGTCAAATGCGATCAGTACCGCAATGGCGAATAACGTACCAGTGGTACCTGGCTCACACGGCATTCTAACCAGCGCCGAAGCCACCGCAAAAGTAGCAGACGACATTGGTTACCCAGTGTTACTCAAAGCAGTGCACGGTGGTGGCGGCAAAGGCATTAAAGTGGTTCGCAGTGCTTCCGAAATCAAGAGTGCTTTTGATAACGTTTATAGCGAAGCTCGCAGCGCGTTTGGCAATGGCGACCTCTACTTGGAGAAGTTTGTTGAATCGATGCGCCACATCGAAGTACAAATTTTGCGTGACACACATGGCTGCACACAAGTGTTGGGCTTACGTGACTGTACGGTACAACGCAATAACCAGAAAGTATTGGAAGAGTCAGGCTCTACCATGCTGCCTAAAGATTTAGAGAAAATGGCGTATGAGTGCGCAGCTAACCTAGCCGATGCAGTCGACTACTTTGGTGCGGGCACGGTAGAGTTTATCTACGATCTTGCAGCCAATACCATCTACTTTATGGAGATGAACACGCGACTCCAGGTTGAACACCCGGTCACCGAGTGGACCTCCGGCGTACCGATTGTGGCTAAGCAATTCCAAATAGCTGAAGGCGCGTCAATCAAAGATCTCAAAATTGGCAATAAAGGCTTCTCTATCGAAGCCCGAATTACCGCTGAGAAAGCACGCTTGGACTCTGATGGCACAATCGACTTCTTGCCAACACCAGGCTTAGTGACTGAATGTCGATTCCCTGAAGGGTCGGACATTGAAGTGATTGCCTCGGTTTCTGAAGGAAAAACAATTTCCCCGTTCTACGACAGCATGATTGCGCAACTCGTGGTACACGGTAAAAATCGTAAAGATGCCATCCGTAAGCTGATCGCCGCATTAGATGCCACCGTGATTAAAGGCGTGTGCACCAATATTTCACTGTTAAAGCGAATCCTTATTGATCCTACGTTTGTTAAAGGCGACTATGACACCGGCTACCTACCAGCTTTTCTTGATACTCTCGATAAAAAGAAAGTAGTCGAGGAAATGGCTTACACCGGCGTTGAAGAGGCTGACAGCGATCTCAGCAGTCTAAAAATTGCAGGCACAGATGAAATTAAAGTGATTTCGCCAATGACGGGTATCTACTATGCCACTCCGTCACCAAACGAACCAGAGTTTGCTAAGGTCGGCGATGTAGTCAACCTAAGCCAAACGCTGTGTCAGGTAGAGGCAATGAAACTGTTTACCCATATCTCATTATCAAGTGTCCCAGGGTCAGGTGAAATCTTTACTGCCGAGAACCAATATGAAATCGTGCGGGTTAACCAAGCCAATAACGCGCAAGTCAATTCAGGCGATTTACTGTTCGTGGTGAAACCAGTTTAG
- a CDS encoding fumarate hydratase — protein MSTIKQDDLIASVADALQFISYYHPKDFIDAMHAAYLKEESKAAKDAIAQILINSKMCAEGRRPICQDTGIVTVFAKIGMDVSWDAEMSVTDMINEGVRRAYKNPDNVLRASILSDPLGARKNTGDNTPAVIHYEVVEGDTVEIDVAAKGGGSENKSKMVMLNPSDSLVDWVLKTLPTMGAGWCPPGMLGIGVGGTAEKSAVLAKEVLMEPVDIHELIARGPQSRLEELRIEIFEKANQLGIGAQGLGGLTTVLDVKIKDYPTHAASKPVTMIPNCAATRHAHFVLNGSGPALQTQPDLNDWPSIDWDVGPSARRVDLDTLKKDDMLDWQPGETILLSGKLLTGRDAAHKRIQSLLESGEGLPDGVDFTNRFIYYVGPVDAVRDEAVGPAGPTTATRMDKFTDMMLDQTGLIGMVGKAERGPATIDSIAKHKSVYLMAVGGAAYLVSKAITESKVVAFEELGMEAIHEFTVKDMPVTVAVDTRGESVHTTGPAKWKSIISDKLGLQVV, from the coding sequence ATGAGCACAATTAAGCAAGACGATCTGATTGCGAGTGTCGCTGACGCATTGCAGTTTATCTCGTATTATCATCCTAAAGATTTTATTGATGCGATGCATGCGGCCTACCTCAAAGAGGAGAGCAAAGCCGCTAAAGACGCTATTGCACAAATACTAATCAACTCGAAAATGTGTGCCGAGGGGCGACGTCCAATCTGTCAGGATACCGGTATTGTAACGGTATTCGCTAAAATCGGAATGGACGTTAGCTGGGATGCTGAGATGTCGGTAACCGATATGATTAATGAGGGCGTGCGTCGTGCTTATAAAAATCCAGACAATGTGCTTCGAGCATCTATTTTGTCTGATCCCTTAGGAGCGCGTAAAAATACCGGCGACAATACGCCAGCGGTCATTCACTACGAAGTAGTGGAGGGCGATACGGTAGAGATTGATGTTGCTGCAAAAGGCGGTGGCTCCGAGAATAAGTCAAAAATGGTGATGCTTAATCCAAGTGACTCATTAGTCGATTGGGTTTTGAAGACGTTGCCGACCATGGGCGCCGGCTGGTGTCCGCCCGGTATGCTCGGAATCGGCGTTGGCGGTACCGCGGAGAAGTCCGCGGTGTTAGCCAAAGAAGTGTTAATGGAGCCGGTTGATATTCATGAGCTCATAGCGCGAGGTCCGCAATCTCGCTTAGAAGAATTGCGTATCGAGATATTTGAAAAAGCCAATCAGCTTGGTATCGGCGCGCAGGGGCTCGGCGGCCTGACTACCGTGCTAGATGTGAAGATCAAAGATTATCCGACACATGCGGCATCTAAGCCCGTCACTATGATTCCAAATTGTGCTGCAACGCGTCACGCACATTTTGTGTTAAACGGTTCAGGTCCGGCGTTGCAAACACAACCCGATTTGAACGACTGGCCAAGTATTGATTGGGATGTTGGCCCAAGTGCGCGACGCGTTGATTTAGATACGCTAAAAAAAGACGACATGCTTGACTGGCAGCCTGGTGAGACAATTCTATTGTCGGGTAAGTTGTTGACTGGTCGGGATGCCGCACATAAGCGCATTCAATCGCTGCTGGAAAGTGGTGAAGGGCTTCCTGATGGTGTCGATTTCACCAATCGCTTTATCTATTATGTAGGCCCAGTAGATGCGGTTCGAGATGAAGCAGTTGGTCCTGCTGGGCCGACTACTGCGACTCGTATGGATAAGTTTACCGACATGATGCTCGATCAAACAGGCCTAATCGGCATGGTGGGCAAAGCGGAGCGTGGACCGGCAACCATTGATTCGATTGCTAAACACAAGTCTGTGTATCTTATGGCTGTCGGCGGCGCGGCTTACTTGGTTTCCAAAGCGATTACCGAGTCCAAGGTGGTAGCTTTTGAAGAGTTAGGCATGGAAGCAATTCATGAATTCACCGTTAAAGATATGCCAGTTACTGTGGCAGTGGACACTCGTGGAGAATCGGTGCATACCACTGGGCCGGCAAAATGGAAAAGTATTATCTCTGACAAGCTGGGCTTACAAGTAGTCTAG
- a CDS encoding DNA-3-methyladenine glycosylase I, with the protein MRKFKRIHEAAIKRKGGESKLAALLTPVASSEQLLGVPDERYLAQLTRCVFNAGFHWRVITAKWDGFEEAFEKFDIGRLLTKSPDEWEAYIEDTRIIRNWQKIQTVFENAVMVDEIAHEHGSFGKFFSEWPVSDQVGLMRYLHKQGSRLGGKTAQWFIRFTGKDSFMLTGDVVTALIANGLEINPNASSQRDLKKIQEAFNDWHHETGLPYTHLSKLLSYSVGDNVPVEVLTGYQGSQTVTA; encoded by the coding sequence ATGAGAAAATTTAAACGAATTCATGAAGCAGCGATAAAGCGCAAAGGCGGTGAGTCTAAACTTGCTGCACTGCTAACACCAGTCGCGAGCTCTGAGCAACTTCTTGGCGTGCCAGATGAGCGATATTTGGCGCAACTTACACGCTGTGTTTTTAATGCTGGTTTTCATTGGCGCGTGATCACGGCTAAATGGGATGGGTTTGAAGAAGCGTTCGAAAAGTTTGATATTGGTCGTTTACTAACCAAGTCTCCGGATGAGTGGGAGGCCTACATAGAAGACACTCGAATTATCCGTAATTGGCAGAAAATCCAGACCGTTTTCGAGAACGCGGTGATGGTCGACGAAATTGCGCATGAACATGGTAGTTTTGGTAAATTTTTTAGCGAATGGCCGGTGTCTGATCAAGTTGGTCTGATGCGTTATCTGCATAAGCAAGGGTCACGACTCGGTGGCAAAACAGCGCAATGGTTTATTCGTTTCACCGGCAAAGACAGCTTTATGCTGACGGGCGATGTGGTGACCGCATTGATCGCGAATGGTCTTGAGATTAATCCGAATGCGAGTAGTCAACGAGACCTGAAAAAGATTCAGGAAGCTTTTAACGATTGGCATCATGAGACCGGGTTACCGTATACGCATCTAAGTAAGCTGTTAAGTTATTCGGTTGGTGACAATGTGCCAGTCGAGGTTTTAACTGGCTATCAGGGTAGTCAAACGGTTACTGCTTAA